ACGATATTCTGTCTTTTTTAAACTTAAATTATTATTAATTATCTAATTATTTTTATGATAAAATATCATATATAAACTTACCTATCATTTCCTATACTTTTTCTAAAAATAAACTCTGGTTTTTGTTCATATTTATGTATAGATGTATGTAAATTGCCGTAACTAGCGTTAAGTGCGCTATTTGGTTGAAATAGTTATGAGAGCTGTGCCTTTCAAACTACTTTAGAGAAGTGCATCAAAAATTTATCAAATACTAAAATTTGGGTAGATTATGCTTGTAGATCGATAAAATTTTAGGCTCAAAATAACTTAATCAGATTCTCTCTTATCATATTTAGTAAAATATGATAAAGCTCTTTCATATCTTTACTGTTATTATGTCTAAACCTTACTTCGCTATACTTGTTACTTTTCAAGAACATCGACAAAATCATAGTCCTTATGCTTAGCTTCACTTCGTTTGCTACTGATTAGGACGCGGTATTTTTGAGAAAAACTCCTTTTGAAAGTCTTTAACTTATCTTGAATTAATTTTTATAGTATAGTTTTTCGATTATAAAAGTAACAGCCAATCCCTTTGCCTACTTATTTATATTTTCTAACCACTTTACAAGCTCTTTTTTTTGGCTTCATTTTTGTATTCTCTCTTGCTCCATCCGCTACGAGTATCTAGTGTAAGCACTTTTGTGAAGTATTTGCTGCCGATAACCTTTCTTAACAAAAAACGTTTGGTTTTATTTTGTGTACAAATAGGCAAGTTTCGACCTTTTCATAATCAAGTTTATTAATAGCCATTTTAACACCTAATACAACAACCCAAACATACACAGCGGTATTTTATTGCCGCTTCCGACCTCTATCTCATCGGCAGCTATATATGAGTCTGAGATATCTTTTATCTGCTCAAAGCCCTTATTTTTTCCGCCCACTTCAAATATAAATTTATCATCCACGATAAAATCGCCTTGCTTTGGGATATTTAACCTATGTTTTACCTTTAGTTGATTAGCAAAAAAAGTCTCTCTTATTGTGCCCGCCTTACAATCATCGCCGTAAGCGTAAATTAAATTTGTATTATTCATATATATTTTTGCCGGTTTTACTAGCTTACTAAACCCCCTGCTTTGCTCATCTACCATGTTTACTAGTCTTGCATCGTTTAAATAGGCAATATAATCATATAGTTTGGCTCTGCTTATCTCGGCAAGAGCTGCGATTTTAGTATAATTCACCTCAAACGGCTCGCTTTGGCAAACTACTTCAAGCAGTTTTTTAAGCTTATATGTGTATTTTTGCTCAACTAGCCCCAGGGACGTTAGATCTACGTCTATGCTTAGATTAATCGTATTTAGCAAGCTTTCGTAGTATGAGCTTTGCTTATTAAAGTAAAATGGATAGTAGCCAAATTTGAGATATTTTTTA
Above is a window of Campylobacter showae DNA encoding:
- a CDS encoding ATP-binding protein, whose product is MLNLIERYQERFLKNFNTTYKRYLYNEIDFNEKLIGIVGARGTGKTTMLFQKLIELKAQNKKALYISLDYPFLGSTSLSELAFEFVDSGGEYLLLDEVHKYEDFAAHLKTIYDMSPLNVIFIGSSAVSILNAKSDLSRRVSIFSLEGLSFREFLELENGIVIDKFRLEVILKDHQAIADDLKIKQNQFKKYLKFGYYPFYFNKQSSYYESLLNTINLSIDVDLTSLGLVEQKYTYKLKKLLEVVCQSEPFEVNYTKIAALAEISRAKLYDYIAYLNDARLVNMVDEQSRGFSKLVKPAKIYMNNTNLIYAYGDDCKAGTIRETFFANQLKVKHRLNIPKQGDFIVDDKFIFEVGGKNKGFEQIKDISDSYIAADEIEVGSGNKIPLCMFGLLY